A genomic segment from Microcoleus sp. AS-A8 encodes:
- a CDS encoding iron-containing redox enzyme family protein, producing MQWLLDLAQEYRNNLRSGLFYKALGGATTPADIRGWVRQLYYQSHNFTSLTLPLRHAMCREPQFKACFAKHAMEEDNHFQQLVDWMRQQEFLKPDESPLTVPATQETLALKAYCLRSILCESNAHQIITMNLISEGVSYDFFSAVIPKLKELGLPVGRYWQIHSEVDLHHLAMGLDLIEQCEKDSARGMVYARIAWEVATLYGQMLDSWSGLSSPGKIEPPVFAPELSRC from the coding sequence ATGCAATGGCTGCTGGATTTAGCACAAGAGTACCGAAATAACCTCCGCTCTGGACTTTTTTACAAAGCTTTAGGTGGAGCTACCACGCCAGCCGACATTAGAGGATGGGTTCGTCAGTTATACTACCAATCACACAACTTCACCAGCTTGACGCTACCACTACGCCATGCCATGTGCCGGGAGCCTCAATTCAAAGCCTGCTTCGCTAAACATGCCATGGAAGAAGACAATCACTTTCAACAGTTAGTGGATTGGATGCGCCAACAGGAATTTCTCAAACCAGACGAGAGTCCTCTTACCGTGCCTGCCACCCAAGAAACACTAGCACTAAAGGCTTATTGCTTGCGCTCTATCTTGTGTGAATCCAATGCCCACCAAATCATCACGATGAATTTAATCTCAGAAGGAGTGTCTTATGACTTCTTCAGTGCTGTGATTCCCAAGCTTAAAGAACTAGGACTGCCAGTAGGACGCTATTGGCAAATCCACTCTGAGGTAGACCTGCATCATCTAGCGATGGGATTGGATCTGATCGAGCAGTGCGAGAAAGATTCAGCTAGAGGGATGGTTTATGCCCGAATTGCATGGGAAGTGGCGACTTTGTACGGTCAGATGCTCGACTCTTGGAGCGGACTCTCCTCACCCGGAAAGATTGAACCACCTGTTTTCGCGCCAGAACTGTCCAGATGTTGA